A window of Odocoileus virginianus isolate 20LAN1187 ecotype Illinois chromosome 3, Ovbor_1.2, whole genome shotgun sequence genomic DNA:
TTCTAGCAGACAAGGCCAGAAGGAGAGGCTAAGTGCCGTTTAGGCGGCGAAGGGCTGGGCAGTTTTACTGGCGGGGTGGTAGTGGCGGTGTTTCCCAATGGGGACTAACAGTTTTATAGAAGATTCCGGTCAGTTTCACAAAGTCAGGTTCAAGGATGCTGATCGATTGCGTCTTCCCCGGCGCAGACCTGTGGCCCTTCTCCAGGCCTTCCGCGGATCCGGAGGGCACTCCTGAGCGCCCGGGCCCGAGGGTCTGCGGGGCATGTTACTTTCCTCCTGGGACCCCAGAGGGCCGGAACCTCAAGGCTCCTCCTGCCAGGGGGAGGGGCCAGACCAAAGGCAAGTCTTAGCGGCGCGCGCACCGCGAGTGGGGACACCCAGGCGCCGGATGGGGCAGTGTGGGCCTCACGACCACCGCCTCCTCCTCACCCGCGGGCCACGCCCCGGACTTCGGGTCCTACCGCAGTGACTTCCCAGGGAGCCCTTTCGCTAGCCCAGTTTTCTCCCACGCAGAGGGTTGGGGtaggggcaggaggggaaaggggtTCCCACCTGTTCCAGACCGTTCTCCGAAGCCTTTCTGCGAGGAGGCCAGATCACCGCCAGCTTTCCGTCGCCCCTGCTCACTGCGGAGGAAGGGGCGCTCAGCTGGGATTGCCCCACCCTACGCCTTACCGGCAGGAGGCGGCCAGGACGAAGGAGAGCGGCCGCGCCCCTTAAACACACACAGGCGTTCACCCCCGCTCTTCCCCACGGAGGCCTCCTTCccgagggaggagggaggagccccAGGGAGGGGGAAGGCGAACAAACCCACAGTGAGGAGGCAGGAACCAGAAAATTCACAGGGGGAGATCCAGGTGTGCCAGAACGCAGGGAGGGTCCCTGGGAATCCGACAAAGACATCTGGgatcctcctcccttctcccaccacAAGCCTAGGTGGGGTGGGTATGGGAGTCcgacgggggtgggggtggagcatAGGGACGGTCAGTCCAGGAAGGGTGGGCAGAGAGGGGAGAGTCGAGAGGGGTGTCCGGGGAGTTTGGGAGCCAGGAAGGGGGACCCTGAGGATTAGAGGCCCATTGGAGCTGGGGAGTCGGTGAAAGCCGCTGGAGCCCTGGGAATCCCCAGCTGGGGCGCCGGTGGCTTACCCGTTAGGCTGGGCGCGGGCTCCTTGAACTCGGCGGTGCCGTAGAGGCTCAGCCGCTGGCGCTGCAGCTCCCGCTCGCGCTCATTCACCTCGCGCACCTCTTGCTCCAGCAGCGACGGTGCGATAGGCGGCGGGGCGAGAGCCAGCACCGGACACCGGCCCTGTACGACTGAATGCGGCCGGCCTCCGGGCTCGGGCAGCCGCTGCGTGTCTGCGCTGCCCTCCACCGCGGGTGAGGAGTAGCACCCAGCCTCGAAGAAGCGCTTGAGCTCGCCCAGCGGCTGCGGCGGCGGCCGGGCGCTCTGCTTCGGGACCTCGGGGCGCGCCAGCGCCGCCTGCCGATAGGCCTCCCGCTCGATGTCTCGCTGCATCTGCGCGCCCGCTCGAGCGCGCTCCAAAGCGCGCGGGAGCGCGGGGCTGGGGCCCGGCAGGCTGAGCACCGGCCGCACGCGCAGTTCGACGAGTTCACTGCCCGCGCGACCTGGGCTCAGGCCCCGGCTCCGGCGCAAGCTTTCCTCGCGTTCGCAGCTGCGGCGGATTTCGCGCTCGATGGGCGTCTCCATGAGTGGCTCCTCTAGGGGATGTTGTGGGGTCTCCGAACGCAACTGGAGGGCTTCCGAGTTCGACTCAGAGGAGGTTTCCGGACGTTGAGAGAGACACTGCTCCAGGAGCCCCGGGCCTGGCGCTTTAGACGGTTCAGGGTCGTCGCTTCCTTGCCCAGGATTCTCAAAGCCCCCAGCTGCGGTCGGCCCAGGACGCTCTGCGTCCTGCCTCGCTTATGGCCCGAGGACTTCCCTCACTTGCTCGGGAGTCTCCGCGCCCTGGTCTGGGGAGGGCACACGGACGTTGGTATTCAGCTCTGCGGCAGGCTTGGGAATTTCAATATCTAAGCCGGGGGGTTCAGGCCCACGCGCTTCGGAAGACCCCGGGGCTCCGTTCTGCGGCCCAGGGGCTTAGGTGTCCAGGGTTGGGAGCAGCTCGGAAGCCTTAGCTCCCAGCGCTAGAGTTTTGATGCCCAGAGCTGGGACACCCTGCTCTGCGCAGTACCTGTGGTTGCAATTGCTGTCCGCGGGTTCCAAGGCGTCGCCCGCACGAGCCACTTCTCTGACCTGCCCCTGGCGTCCAAGAACTGCCCTCAGGGGCAGGGCCGGGCACCGCCCCCTGCACCTGCCGGCCGGACTCGgagccccgccccggccccgcccccgggggaGGCGCTTCAGCTGGGCACTGGGTTTGGTCCACTGACCCGCCCGTCAGCTCGGGACATTGGATGTTTTAGAAGAGAGCTTCCCTAGACCTAGCCTGCTACCTGGGGGCGCCAGTCTAGGTGCAGTGTTCACTCAGTGGGCGCCACCTTGGCACCTTTTCGGGCTCACGTCCCCGGCATTACCAGGGGTTTTGGTCCCACCCAGCTGCACGCCTGGCTGAACCTCTGAACCACTGTATTCTGGGGGGTGTCCTCCGAAACCATCTTTCCGCGGCCTGGCCTGGCCCGCCAATCCTGTGTCAGCAGGCTGGCAGCGACACCAACGGCCTCCGGGCTGTCCTTTCAAGTTCCACCCCTGCAGCGCACAGTTTAGGCTGGAGGGGGCGCCAGGAACCGCCTCTCCGACCGCCCCAGTCTCCCTCCCCGAGCCGAGCGCCAGCGCCCGCGCCAGGCCCGTAGGGCgcttcccctcaccccacccggAAAAGTCCGCGAGCCGGCCACTGCTCAGCGCACTCCCAGACCGAGGACCGaggcaggcatgcacacacagagcgCCCAAGGCCCAGAAGAGCGGCTGAGATTGGAAAGGCGGTCACCTTGGGCCCAGGCGACTGGGAGACCCAGAGAAGTATCCAGGCTTGTGGGGGAAGTAGCTCCCTGCAGCTGGGGCCAGATTGTGGTGTTCTTGGCCAGGATTGATGCCAGGAACAGGCGAACTACTCCCAGGGACATTTTCCACTGTCTTCCACTGGGCTTTCGCCAAAACctgcctccacccctccccctccatttTGGGATGACCAGTGAAAAAGATAGTTACCTAAagaaagcgggggggggggggggggggggcggcggctACACAGTCTCAGGATCACCAATAATCCCCCAACACCCTGCCTATCCTAGTAACTCCCCATCCATCCACTCTCTCACTCCACTCTCCTGGATCCCAATCTCAAGCTGCTACCCTCCTCCCTTTGACTCTATTGGCCCAATTGGAATTGGGCCCACCTGGGTTTCATCCCACTGAGAACCTGAGCTAAGTTGTTAGCCTTCTCCaagactcagtttctttatctgtaaaatggggatggtaGTACTTACCCTTTTGGGAGGTGTTGACAATGAAGACTCTACTTCTGGAATGAGTTGTCTCTACAGTGGACTCTCCACTTTATCATCTCCTATTCCTCTTCTTcccggatggctcagtggtaaagaatccacctgcagtgcaggagacacgggttcaacccctgaatcaggaagatctcctggaggagcaaatagcaacccactccagtactcttgcctgaaaaatccccatggacagaggagcctggtgggatactgTTCAAAGAGTCGCAGAGTCAAAAACGACTTCACATAAGTGTGTGCATCTCTCTTCTAGCCATGCATACCGTGCTCTCGGTTCCACCACACCACAGACCCTCTCTGTCCGAGGACCTCCGTGACATTTACCAGACCTGGTCACTGGCTTTTCCCTGAGTTCCTTTCCACTAGCTCCTTAGTCTTGGAGAACGCTACCCATTTATGGTTTTCCTCTGACCTCCGAGGTGGCCCTTTTCAGACTTCTGGTTCACCTGCATCAGTGGGGTGCTTTCCCCTCTGGCTTCCATTGGGTTTGACTGATGGGAGAGAGGCGAATGAGAGATCATGTGTTCTTCCTCCAAGCTTTGTTGGCTGTGTCCCTCCACTGCCGGCAGCAGCTCCAAACAGCTCTCTCCCTCCAGGGCTATGGGGTGGTAAGAGCTCCCAGCTGTTGCTAATCCAGCGAGTGCACTATGCCgtctttatttccttctattgAGTTCTGATCAATTACTCAGTTTAAGTATACAATCTCTTTCCTGCCAACACTCAGACCTTGACAAACTCCAATTTCACACTTTAAACACCATCTCTATGCAGATGTCTCCCAAATTTATATCTCTAGCTCTAATTTCTCCTCTGAGTTTTAACTCATATCCAAGTCCCCAGTCTAATAGATAGGTCAAACTGAACACTTTCAAAATTGAATTCTTGGTCTCCCCCCAACTCTACTTCTCTTTACTACATATAGCAACTCGctcattctgtttttcatgtCCCAAAATGTAGAACtcagcttcagtttctcttttttccctaccCACCCCAGTCCATTCATATATTGGATTGCTGTTTGCTCTGCCTCCAATACATATTCTAAATTCGTCCACTTCTCTCCCCCCACCCTTTTCCCAGCCATTCATTGCCCTCTGATGTCTCTCCAACAAACTTAGGAGAAAAGTCCAAATTTCCTACCCTGGCTCAACAACCCTTCCCACTTCTCAGATCTCATCTCCTGACACCGTCTCCCTTGATCCCTCCTCCATCTGAACCTTTATGCTTTCCTCAAACTCTGCAATTGCATTCCCACCCCCAGGGCCTTTGTACTGGCCTTTCTCTCTGCTTGGAATGACTCAGTACCTGGCTGGTTTCTGCTATTCAGATCTTGATTCAGATGTCACTGCTTCAGAAAAGTGGTCTCTGATCACCCAGCCTACCTCAAACACAGCTCTTTTCCATAAATCTatccctgccttttttttttttttttttgtaattcaccCAATACtacagttgggcttcccttgtggctcagatggtaaagactctgcctgcaatgcaggagacccaggtttgatccctgagttgggaagatccccaggagaagggaatggctacctactgtagtattcttcttgcctggagagtgccatggacagaggagccctggtgtgctacagtccatggaatcacaaagagttagacacaactgagcgactaacactttcacaatacTATAGTTATCATCAATTAccttgtttctttatttgtatattatCTATCTCTGCCTGCCCCCCACCTCAACTGGAAAGTGAGTGCTATTACAGCATTTTCTGTTTGTCAGGTTCACCCAACTCTCTCatgcctagaatagtgcctgacacataacacTTATTAAAGAATGTTCCCAAAATTgggaacaaagaaataaactaGACTTGGAAGTTGCTCTTGAGTTTAGGAGACAGACACAATTATAAACAGAACAATCTTGCTTCAAGGTGGAACCCAGGACGAGAGTATAGAGGGAACCCTATATAAGTGTTGATCTAAATAGCTAACAGTTATAAAATCAAGCTACAAGCTTTGAAGTAAAATATACACTCTCCTCCAAAAggtgggaacaacccaaatgtccatcaacaaatgaatggataagcaaaatgtgatccattcatacaatggaatattattcagccatgaaaaggaacaaaacacTGATTCAAGCTAAAATGCAGATGAACCTTTAAAacatggagaagggaacggcaacccactccagtattcttgcctggaaaaccccacggacagaggagcctagtgggctacagttcatagggttacgaagagtcagacactactcagcaactaacacttttctcttttgaaaaaatgatgctcagtgaaagaaaccaaacagaacaggccacatattgtatgagtccactgattttaaaaaaatgtccagaataggtaaatctacagagacagatgcagatcagtggttgccaggggcttggGAGGGGAGTgcctgtttaatgggtacagaatttccTTTTGGGGTAATGAAAAGGTTCTGGACCTAGATAGTAGCAAGTTGCACAACATTACAAATGTACTAAATGCTACcaatggtaaattttgttttgtgtattttaccacaattaaaaactgattttaaaaaatgtgttctctATTTCTATCATggcaaataaacttttattttatttttttaaacttttattttaaaaagaaacttggctgacttgggtcttagttgtggcacaagagATCTTCGtgcctcatgtgggatctttcattgtggcatgtgggcttggTTACCCCACTGCATGTGAAATCTTTgtttccagaccaggaatcaaattcatgtccccgTCATGGCAAGGTTgggggttcttaaccactgaaccaccatggaagtcccccaAATATGCTTTTAGGAggatctattgggttggccaaaaagttcacttgggtttTGCCATACCATCTTCGGGTTGttgttatgaaaaaagaaaaaaagaaaaaaaaaaaccccaaaggaaCATTTTGACCAGCCCAATAGAAGACCAGGttcaactgaaaatattttgaatcccTAGGAGTTTTGTCCTTGGCATAGGAAAACCCCAGGCCTCAGTCTGGCCCCGTTTGTTTTCCACCCCAAGTCTGTCCTGCACAATGAGGGGCCATGTACTTAGGGACCCTGTCCCATGTACCCAAGCTCTTTCCTCGCTCTTCTGCCAATTTTTGGCCATCCTGAGTAGGATCTAGAGCAGGGAGGAAGGTTTAAGTTGGGCACATTCCCTTTGTTCAATGGGGAGCAGACCCTCTGAAGCAAGGAAGGGgcctaggggacttccctggcggtccagtggttaagactgcaggggccatgggtgcGATCCCAGGTCGGCTGGGGTGAAGTAAGACCCTGCATGCTATACAGCTTGACCACAAGAGTGCTggggactgcagcagaccagccTGGAGAGCAGGAGATGATTTCCCCAAGAGGATGGTTGGATAAAACACATGATCAGCTGAGAAAAGGGCCGCTGCTCCTTTAATAAAGGAATGGTGGGAGGATTGAATAGGGACCTTCAAGACTTGGGTAAGAAGTACTCTAGACATTTCTCATCACTACACTCCTCCAATAGTTATCAAACCTAAGGGGCGTCCAGAGTCCTGGAGGCTATTTGATTGAATTCTCTCATTTTCcgaatggggaaactgaggtccagaaaggAAGTTGCCCTGAGTTGTCCAGAGCTCAAGCCTTCTGGTTCTCATGAGGCACAGGCTCTGGTCTCCAGAATCTTCTGATGGGATCAGCCCTCCATCCTCACCCCAGAGATCAGGGTCCAAGAAGGGAGGGCAGTAGTATGTAAAAGCAACAGTATTCGAAGGCAGGTTACCCTTGGTGGGCAACCAGACTTGAAATGTCTAGGGTGCTAAGCAAAGGTGCCCTTGTCTGAGGGGGTCAGGGAGTCCCAGCCCTAGTCCACAGGCTTGACCAGGCATGTGACAGTGTGTTTGCCAGGAGGCAGCCGAGTgcagcaaggaggccagtggCTGGTAAATAATTGATCAGGACAGCTGATAGTACCTCCCCAGAACTGCccgccagcccccagcccccctcaGCCCGGCCCAGGCGTCTCCCGCCTCCTGGCCCAAACCAGCTGGACCAGCTCTCCCGGTGCCCGCCtgctgtccccccaccccccaactcccgACAGCCAAGTCACAGCCTCCGGGGCACCTTTCAGCAAGCACCCGGGGTGGTGGATCTGGAATTCTGAAATCAGAACGTGGGCTTCTGGGCAGAGATGGCCCTGCAGAGCCATGTGTGGTCTCTGGCCACACCCATGTAAGTGTCCGGGGTCAGGGGGGACagtgggcagggcctgggaggggctCATGGGAGACGCTGGCCTTCCTATGGGGGGACGGCAGGGTGGGGGTTGTTGCTGCTTAGAGCTCCAGCTAGCCTCTCCTAAGGGGGCCAGGAAGAGTGAAGGGCGGCTGGCAGCCAACCCTGGAGCCTCTTCAATGCCCCCTCCCCAGAAAGTCGGGTGGGAGATGTGAATTCTTACCCCCCtgttttttttggatttttccaCCAGCAGGCTTCAAGCCCAAAGTCCAGCCAGAGTCGGGGTGGGGCTATTACTTGAGTGGGGGATGGGGAATGTCAGGGTCCCTCATATTTTGCCTCTAAATTCATCCTTTGGTGTCTGGGGTGGGAAGAAATGCTTGAAATCCAACAGGAAAAAAAGTTAACAGCTCCCAAACTGGAAAAGAGAATTTCAACAGGGAAATGATTACCTGCTTAATGAAATGACCACCAACTGTCCCTGGCAAGGCAAAAAGCTGAAGATTTAGAGACAAGCAACATTGAATAAAGTGTACAGATTGTTTTAATATTTGAGATGTGAAGGCCTTTGAAAGTCAGAAGATGGAGGGGGCTCCAGAGGTTTGTAGAGACTTCTGGAAAAGGGGCTCCCTCCAGGGACCCCAATTGGGTCCCTCACTCTTTTGGGTTCCCCGTTGCATTATTCACCAACTACAAACCTGGTTGCCTAGCAATGGGAATCtgatctccccccaccccccagcaagGAGGAGGCAGGGTGATTACATCTTGGGAGAACAGAGGGGAGACTTTAGCC
This region includes:
- the MISP3 gene encoding uncharacterized protein MISP3, which codes for METPIEREIRRSCEREESLRRSRGLSPGRAGSELVELRVRPVLSLPGPSPALPRALERARAGAQMQRDIEREAYRQAALARPEVPKQSARPPPQPLGELKRFFEAGCYSSPAVEGSADTQRLPEPGGRPHSVVQGRCPVLALAPPPIAPSLLEQEVREVNERERELQRQRLSLYGTAEFKEPAPSLTVSRGDGKLAVIWPPRRKASENGLEQEEP